The Manduca sexta isolate Smith_Timp_Sample1 chromosome 1, JHU_Msex_v1.0, whole genome shotgun sequence sequence cctgacataccgcttttgagcttagcatggCGGTATTGTaagcctgcatccagcgacctcttgcATCTTTgaagtcatctgtccaccttgtTTTAACTTCACTTTACCTATCTTAATCTTGGATCCATACCCAAAAACCGATTGACGAGCCATCTGTCtcgataaaatttattgatcCATTGTTGATGGATTGAAGAGATTTTAACATCAGTATCACGCCACTATCcataggggtaggtagagactatggattaccactttgcacgattctggcatacttctctcgcttccttaTCAATCTTTCCATGCATCGTCGGTtttgggtacttttgacctgtcCTTTAAGAATGTGATCTGACATTCAAAGGTTCATCCATAAATCTCCTTTGAGTCTCCTatcatcctctccaaatgcccaccTTAACACCCTACTCAATTTtggtaataaacaatttcacTATCGATTGTTCACAAAATTCCTTTTCGAAAAACAGAATACACATGTAATTCTTCCACAACCGCAAATTAACTTCCTTTGATTAGCTATACTGCGAGGCATACTCATAATCCTGGTACACCTTTTTTCTTCATCCACATCAGCTTTAatctttttaacaaatttattatgtttaaaaaacgcGACAACTTTCTCGTTTcgtttatatttagttttcattaCCTTCCTTGGTTTGATAACTTTacactttcttttttctttttctggCTTTGTTTCTGGTACTCTAGTTGTATTGTCTATGATCGGAGTTTCATCTATTACTATATCTGAGAGCATCTCTTCTGACCGTGTAAGCAtttcaacatcatcatcatccagaAAGCGGACATTCGTGTCAGATATGCTATCAAACTCGTCAGAAATGGCGTCATCAGAGCTTTTCTCCTTCGAAGATTCAGTATAACTGAATTTCGCGCTTTCGTTAAACTCTACATTATTAGATTGGTAAGGAAACTTCAGGAGCGGCGGCAGGGTTTCTGGCACGATGTCTTTTATTTCCATTTCTTGCCTCTTTACCGGTGATGATTCTTTTATAGGTATTTCTATGGTTTCCAAATCTTTTAGCAATTCGTCTTCATTCACGCTTATGTCTGACAGGATCTCTCCTTCGCTGCTATCTAACACTTTAAATGCGCTAGTATTAAcactcatatttatattttcattataagaaTTGTGAATCTCATCATCAGCAACATGAATAATTTCATTATCGTTATGctcattattttcattatatttaatttcatcattCTTATTACTAGGAACTTCATTTTTTACACAATCATgttgaatttcatttttaataacttcaTTGTTAATTGAAATAGGTTCTACGACGATATCTTTAGAAATTTCATCATCTTTTTTTGCAGTAAAAattctattctttaaattgCTTAAAATATGTTCTAATTTGTTCTTCTTTTTAATGACTTGTTTGTTCTTGTTTTGTCTGTTCAACAGCTGCGCTCTTATTTGGACGTCTTCTTCTATTGGTGGCGGAGATTCCGAGATGCCCTCTATTGCTTCCTTGACTAACTCCTTTTCTATGGGATctgaaaataattgaaaataattttacatacatatacaatgCGCCGCgccttttttctttattaataatatcagccctgtatataatatacagcaTTAGGCCATGGGCGGTGTAGGCTGTTTACCATTAGGCGGATTGCTtcctcgtttgcctactaagcaaataaaaaagcactgctgggcacgggcctcctgcactactgagaaggattagaccttagtccaccacgctggcctaatgtggattggcggacttcacacaccatcaaaattcctatagagaacttctcaggcagatttcctcacgatgttttccttcaccgttaaagcaagcgataatccacaaacaatacacataatttaagaaaagtcaaaggtgtgtgcacTTGGGAATttaacctgcagacattcgtctcagcagtccgttgccacacccaactaggccatcgccgctttcCTTTATTAGGGGTAGACTGTAGTTTAAAAAGAAAGGGATGAGCTTAGGGGTGagctaaataaaatacttgctCGCTGCATGAGTGTCGCGCCCCATACAGCCTTTTTTTATTGGcttaggcaaacgagcaagcggtctgcctgatagtaagcatttgacgcccatggactaaagcaatgccagaggtacagtaaagccgttgcctaccgaaAAACCTATTAGTAAAGAAGCGCACAAAAAGTTGCAGTAACTGAGCGTGTGTGAGTATTTGCAGCGCATTCGCCATAATTGGATATCTTTAAATAAAGCTAATGTTTTTCCGTATTTAGTCTCGGCTCGTTTCTAATGAACGCGGTGTCAcgctaacttcctgactccgagctgcaactgggaagtttaagatggaaaaacccagtcactttTGTGTTACGGTTTAaaaggcattgtagccagtgtaacttgaCATAAAACTtgacatctcatatctcaggaaggcgagcgcCGTGGAagaccaaataatactttgtaattcaaggtgttggtgtttctactgtttatgtatcttatcgcttaccatcaggcgaacggcaagctcgtctcgtcattaaaagtaTTATACCAATTAAGTTAAGTTAGGGGATTAATTAGCATTGTTAGCATGCTAAATCACATTtagcattttataaattaaatacagttgcTAAATTTCGTGAAGTGCTAATTAATTTGTGTGTTAGCGCGCTTTGCATTAGTGCAAGCGTGTGCGCTCTCCTTAGCGCCCGCTGGAATAATCATAAATTTCGttctaaatactttataatacacCAATAATAGTTactcggtggtgtagttatattgcatgcccggtacaatagcgctctgaggtcctgggttcgaatcccgggttgggcaaagtgatatttgggtttttttctgctcagtatcagcccggagtctggaatttttgcccgatatggcgataggctcgccccctatcacatcatgggacggaacatacttgacgaaaagtgggtgccctagttgcgcctctgcataccccttcggggataaatgcgtgatattatgtatgtaataatagttACCTTCGCAATACTCGTCGTACGGCGCGTCCTCCCACCACACAGGGCTTGGGCACGTCAGTATCTCCATCAGGTCATCGTCATCTAGCTTCTGTGTGTCCTCCATTAACCTCACTATCTCGGTCATGCTGAGTTCAGAGTACTCTATCCGCTGAGGGTCTTTGGGTTCTGTCACGTCACCTGAAAGTTGAAATTCGTGTGTTAGGTATCAGCTATTATAGAGGGCGCCTGTggcgaaagggaagccgacacaacatataagtactaataatattttacattttcatctaagtattttacatctacgtttcgagtaacttattttagtgttattttcaagtagatatgtctaagatgtttttattacatagatacgttgtccgagctcaatactggcaagacgaaagtaaggtaattgcccgacttaacagccaatgagcgtgcggcactaacgttgttacatAACTGTCAATGTATATacatccttttctaacgaatgtgtgctgcatctttttattccttcttcgattcaatttgtaattatatgtacaggtacgtgcctatagcaaatagtgcgccgtttttatgtgccattttgttagtgtatgacgcgtctatttgtaaaacgtcattgagatatgtggtttcatttagtaacgcgactttaaaatgaccctgtataggtagtattaatataataataataatctttattgccacaattatataaaaatacattttattttgaatcccATGACACTCGAACTAGTGTTAACTGTATCACGGGAGTCAGAGTCTTCTCACAATATGAATGAATGTGGTTTGTAAACCGttttgataattagattttacataaattacgaaagggaagccggtagaaattGGCTTCTATGGACCCTTTGCCGCTGGAGGACTAGCCCTTTATCACTTGTGGAATACATTCAGCGAGGTTGGGTGAATTAGTGGCGACTCTTACTATGCGAATGCGTTGCACTCCAGgcgttattatttaaatagccaCAATGGCGCGAGACCACACGCCTCGTGTTAAAATTGCTTTAGCAGTGCGGTAAAAAACACACATTTTGTGGCCGATGTAAACACCTATTGTGTTGTCTGCACATTTGCATTATTTTCACTGGTTATACGTATGGCGCCGCTTTCGTGTTGCTTACGCGAGAGCGGGACAATGCCTGGTGTGTTTTAGagcgcgaaaaaaaaaatttatgaatgaTGATTTtcgttacaaaattttaaatcaaacttCGAGTTATTATTTCCAAAGTAACTAAATATTAGAGCTTGTGTTGAATTTAGAACAACTCGTTACCCCCTCCCCCCTCGCCAATTCACACCCtcccataaaataaaaatcatgtttttgaggacataaaaacaaaataaatacgctTGTACCAGCGCAGTATGTTGTTGCACTGCTATTCACACGCCTTACCTACAGTGTTGACTGACCCGGGATTCTAACCTGATCTGCTAACCCACAATCCATATACGATAGTATATGCATTATCATAAAGCTTGAACTAATACTCTCAAAATTTACCACTATAGAGTTAAAGCGACTAATCGTTATCGGCTCTTTTCTGTAAGTGTGGATAGGCAGCGGCTTCCAAAAATTACGGCTTTAGAGAGGAGGGGTAAGGGGCTAAACGGGCAATCGCTCGAGGCCTCGAGTGACCTCGCACAATATCCAACTGAGCaccttttttctttattctacCCGGTTCAACAACGCATTGTAAGCATCATTCCCTACGAAATTTTTGAAATCAGGCAATTTTTTGCTCATGGGTCTTTGAACCGGCTGAAGCCGCCACTGGCAAGGGGTGCAAAGAAAAAAGGCCTCGTAAAGATTTGCCTTTCGAAACTTTGCGCTGGTTAAAGCCGTCAGAGGCTTTCGGTAAATTTCGGCTTTCGATAGGCAGCGGCTTTACTGTACTCCTGGCATTGTAAGCCTATGAACAGCGAAGCTTACCATCAGTTAGAACACTTACTCATCCTACAAaggcaatacaaaaaaaaaacacctttttGTGGTACAATCGGCTTTCTTTTTCTCCTCTCACTAATATCCTTCAAATTATGactatttttcaaaattgttttctttttcggTGTGTGCCTTTTCAGCTTTTGTGGGTAATATTCACTAATATATGTTGTTTCTGGAGTCTTCGTTCTCTGGGTAGcacgtttaatttttaacttGGGGTACATATCTATATCGTTGGATGTGGTGGGGCTAGGAATAGGCTTAGGGGAGGGCGGGGAGGGTGCGGAAACGGGGTCTGGCGATGGCGTTCGAGAAGGACTATCCGTATAAGTGGGGCTATTGCTCTTTTTCGACTTGCCCTTTCTAAACTTGTATTTTTTCTGTCTGTTCCGCGTTTTGGTCGTTTTCGCGGCATCTTTGTTCGCCATGCCtggaactaaaaaaaatatattcaaaaaaatatttagtaaacgagaataataatttatagaatttgATTTGGCACAGCAACGTGACACCacgcaatatttataattatttatttaataaaataatggtaGTTATGCAAGTCAGACATTCTTAAAGAGTAGGGTCcataaatatacacattttttttgtgcatCGGAAgtgaaaatatataggtatagatTGCCTCAGTGGCGATGTTACGTGAGGCCTCAAGGTTCAAATCACAGGTCAggcagtaatattgggttttttgctcaacatcagcccggagtctagaatctgtggccaatatggcgatacgcttcctccccctatcacatcataggacggaataatGACGCAAAGTGAGTGCCCTAATTGCATCTTTAACTACTCCTTCGAGAATAAAGGCAAGATGTATGTGTTAAATAATCAAGGAATTTATGTTGTTTGCGGCTTCAGCCTCATTGAAGCCTACACCTACAATTTTTTCTAAAACACTATatgacaccagcgccatctattttaaaataattttccgcgcatttttttgaaaaaattctttcataagaaccttctcctgacaataacaaacacaacaaaaaaaaaatagtgaaatcatTCTTCATTTAACAACAATAAACTAGCTGGTGTTCCAATGTACTCTGGAtgcaattgttttttgttatatattataatatgatctcaTTTTATGTTACCACAGAAATGAAGTCTATTCTGGTAAAAAGCACTTCTGAGTGATCTCACAGGGCCCCACGATGcaggcttgcctagtgtggGGACCGTTGTCAATGCATTAATTCATTTCGtacattattgtaaaatttcatactttgtGTATTCGTTTTGTATAAgatcttttgtgttaaataaataaataaaacagtatttgtTGTACTCTCCTTTTAAAAGCAAACTGAGAGGTGACCAATTTATTATGAACTCTTATATACTGCCCAACTATCGACATAATCTGCTAttgagaatataaaaaatattaaattgacttttgtattgtattgataTAACAGTATGTAGCTTTtgacttaaggcgatacctcaaggtccattttcatacattttgtttcggctttaatctgggtaactaaacaagtattggcaagtaaagaatttaaattcacgtctagttagtgattagttctcgcagttgaagaaaaacgtaaaaataattaataatcatggatatttcggcctttaaaatttaatatgacgaaattttaaaggcagaaatatccatgattattaattatttttacatttttcttcaactgcgagaactaatcactaactagacgtgaatttaaattctttacttgccaatacttgtttagttacccagattaaatccgaaacaaaatgtatgaaaatggaccttgaggtatcgccttaatccATTCATTCAATCAAAAGTCAGTTCAAAAGTATTTGAATTCATTAAGGCATCATTttaagtgtttattatttttctagtaTTAGATCCTCTAGTAAGTAGTCAGGAAATGTAGGGAAACTAATGAAATATATGTCTACATGTTTGTCTCACTATTACaagattttatgttatatttgatgtgtaaatttaattatttattgttgctgTCCAAACAGCTCTAcaattatatagagc is a genomic window containing:
- the LOC115447707 gene encoding hepatoma-derived growth factor-related protein 2 isoform X2, which encodes MISRGIIPGMANKDAAKTTKTRNRQKKYKFRKGKSKKSNSPTYTDSPSRTPSPDPVSAPSPPSPKPIPSPTTSNDIDMYPKLKIKRATQRTKTPETTYISEYYPQKLKRHTPKKKTILKNSHNLKDISERRKRKPIVPQKGDVTEPKDPQRIEYSELSMTEIVRLMEDTQKLDDDDLMEILTCPSPVWWEDAPYDEYCEDPIEKELVKEAIEGISESPPPIEEDVQIRAQLLNRQNKNKQVIKKKNKLEHILSNLKNRIFTAKKDDEISKDIVVEPISINNEVIKNEIQHDCVKNEVPSNKNDEIKYNENNEHNDNEIIHVADDEIHNSYNENINMSVNTSAFKVLDSSEGEILSDISVNEDELLKDLETIEIPIKESSPVKRQEMEIKDIVPETLPPLLKFPYQSNNVEFNESAKFSYTESSKEKSSDDAISDEFDSISDTNVRFLDDDDVEMLTRSEEMLSDIVIDETPIIDNTTRVPETKPEKEKRKCKVIKPRKVMKTKYKRNEKVVAFFKHNKFVKKIKADVDEEKRCTRIMSMPRSIANQRKLICGCGRITCVFCFSKRNFVNNR
- the LOC115447707 gene encoding hepatoma-derived growth factor-related protein 2 isoform X1, translated to MANTVHLKRVYGNSFEIVVPGMANKDAAKTTKTRNRQKKYKFRKGKSKKSNSPTYTDSPSRTPSPDPVSAPSPPSPKPIPSPTTSNDIDMYPKLKIKRATQRTKTPETTYISEYYPQKLKRHTPKKKTILKNSHNLKDISERRKRKPIVPQKGDVTEPKDPQRIEYSELSMTEIVRLMEDTQKLDDDDLMEILTCPSPVWWEDAPYDEYCEDPIEKELVKEAIEGISESPPPIEEDVQIRAQLLNRQNKNKQVIKKKNKLEHILSNLKNRIFTAKKDDEISKDIVVEPISINNEVIKNEIQHDCVKNEVPSNKNDEIKYNENNEHNDNEIIHVADDEIHNSYNENINMSVNTSAFKVLDSSEGEILSDISVNEDELLKDLETIEIPIKESSPVKRQEMEIKDIVPETLPPLLKFPYQSNNVEFNESAKFSYTESSKEKSSDDAISDEFDSISDTNVRFLDDDDVEMLTRSEEMLSDIVIDETPIIDNTTRVPETKPEKEKRKCKVIKPRKVMKTKYKRNEKVVAFFKHNKFVKKIKADVDEEKRCTRIMSMPRSIANQRKLICGCGRITCVFCFSKRNFVNNR